The Deltaproteobacteria bacterium genomic sequence GCATCGTGCGCGAGCCGCTGGGGGTGGTGCTCGACATCGCGCCGTGGAACTACCCACTGCTCACGGTGGTGAACCTGGTGGTGCCGGCGGTGCTCGCGGGCAACACGGTCATCATCAAGCACGCGCCGCAGACGCCGCTCTGCGGAAGTCACTTCGCGGACGCGTTCGCCAAGGCCGGCGCGCCCGCGGGCCTGGTGCAGGCGCTCAACGCCAACCACGCGACCATCGCCGAGCTGCTCGCCAAGCCGGGCATCGACCACGTGGCGTTCACGGGCTCGGTGCGCGGCGGCAAGCAGGTGCTGCTCGCGGCGGCGCAGCGCTTCATCGACGTGGGCCTCGAGCTCGGCGGCAAGGATCCGGGCTACGTGGCCGCCGACGCGAACTTCAACCACGCGGTCGAGAACCTCATCGACGGCGCCTTCTACAACGCGGGCCAGAGCTGCTGCGCCATCGAGCGCATCTACGTGCACAAGTCGCACTACGACCGCTTCGTGGAGAAGGCGACTGAGCTCGTGAAGGCCTACGTCCTCGGCGATCCCATGGACGCGAAGACCACGCTCGGCCCCATGACGCTCACCAGCGCGCCGGCGCTGCTCCAGGAGCATGTTAACGAAGCGGTTAAGCTCGGCGGCAAGCTGATGTGCGGCGGCTCGCCCACCAAGGTCGACGGCAAGGGCCGCTTCTTCCAGCCCACGCTCGTCGCCAACGCGCCGCAGAAGAGCCAGCTCATGCAGGAGGAGAGCTTCGGACCGGTGATCGGCATCCTCCCCGTGGCAGACGACGACGAGGCGCTGCGCCTCATGAACGACTCGCGCTACGGCCTCACCGCGGCGATCTGGACGGAGGATCCCGAGCGCGCGCGGCGCATGGCGCGCGACCTCGAGACCGGCACCGTGTTCATGAACCGCTGCGACTTCCTCGATCCCGCGCTGCCCTGGGTGGGCGTGAAGGACTCCGGCCGCGGCGCCACGCTCGCGCACGAGGGCTTCCGCCACCTGACGCGGCCCAAGTCGCTGCACTTCCGCGTGAAGACCTCGTAGCGAATGCTCCGCCTCTCGCTGCGCTGGAAGCTCGTGCTCGCCGCGCTGGTGCCGGCAGTGCTCGTCTTCCTCGCGACGGGCGTGCTGGTCATCGCGCTCACGCGTCAGATGCTCGAGGCGGAGCTCGGCGAGCGGCTCATCGGCGTGGCGCAGGCGACCTCCGCGACGCTGCCCGTGGATCGCTTGCAGTTGCTCGCGCCGGGCGACGAAGGCACGCGAACCTACGGCCACGTGCGCGAGCGATTGACGGCGATGCAGCACGAGACCGGCGCCGCGCGCGTGCGCGTGGTCGACGCGAAGTTGAATCTGCTCTCGACCTCCGACGACGACGGCCACGTGGGCCAGCCCGTGCCCGCACTCGAGCGCGATCGCGTGGAACTGCAGCGCGTGCTCGCGGGCAAGCCGGAGGCGTCGAGCGTGCTCTTCCGCGGCGCCGATGGACAGCTCTACAAGAGCGGCTACGCGCCGGTGCAGGACGCGAACGGGCAGGTGGTGGGCGTGGTGTCGGTCGACGCGTCGGCGCGGTTCTTCGAGCCGCTGCAGGGCCTGCGCGCGCGGCTGCTCGGGCTCGGCTCCGTGGCCGCGTTGCTGCTCTCGCTCGCGGCGTTTCTGATTGGTCGGACGTTCGTGCAGCCCGTGTCGGCGCTGGTGTCGGCGGCGCGGCGCATCGGCCAGGGCGATCTGGAGAGCACGGTGTCGCTCGGTCGTGGCGACGAGCTCGGCGTGCTCGCGGAGAACCTCGAGCACATGCGCACCGCGCTCCAGGCGCGCGATCGGCAGCTGCAGATGATGCTCGCCGGCGTGGCGCACGAGGTCCGCAATCCGCTGGGTGGCATGGAGCTCTACGCCGGCCTGCTCAGCGAAGACCTGCGCGACAAGCCGCAGCAGCTCGAGCTGCTGGGCAAGATCAAGCGCGAGCTCGACTACTTGAAGGTCCTCGTCGACGACTTCCTCGACTTCGCGCGCAACAAGCCGCTGCACCGCGAGCCGCTCGATCTCGCCGCGCTGGTGACGGAGTCCGCGGAGCTCGCTCGGCCATTTCTGATGACGCGAAACCTGTCGCTCGTCGTCGAAGGCGCGGATGCTGCGATGCCGCTGTCGGGCGATGCCGCGGCGCTGCGGCGCGTGCTGCTGAACCTGCTCAAGAACGCGTGCGAGGCCTCGCCGGAGAAGGGCGCGGTGAACGTGCTCGCGGGGGCGCGCGACGGAATGCTCACGGTGACCGTCGCCGATCAGGGCTCGGGGATTCCCGAGGACAAGCGCGCGCAGATCTTCGAGCCGTTCTTCACCACGAAAGAGAAGGGCACCGGGCTCGGTCTCGCGTTCGCGCGCAAGATCGCGCAGGCGCACGGCGGCTGGCTGGAGCTCGAGAACGCCGAGCGCGGCGCGCGCTTCGTGCTCGCGGTGCCCGCGGGAGACAAGACATGAGAAGGCTCGCGTTGGTCCTCGGCGTGCTCGCAGGGTGCGTCCACGTACAGCCCGAAGCCGATCCTTGCCGCGCCAAGACCGACTTCCGGCCCGGGAACGTGACCTCGTGCTGCGGCTCGACCTCGTGGGTCTGGAACGGCAAAGCGTGCATCCAGGAGCTGTCGCACTGCACCTGCGAGTGCACCGGCCCGGACTGCGGCCAGGGCTACCCCACGCTCAACGCGTGCATGGAGGCCATGGCCACCTGCCGCGAGCGGATTCAGTGATGTAACCAGATGGTTAAGCTCAGCGGACCTTCATCTCGCGCGCGTCGAGGCTGTACTTCTTGCACAAGCGCTCGATGCTCTTGCGGTGCAGGCCGCTCTCGCGCGCCGCGCGCGTGATGTTTCCGCCGCAGCGCCGGAGCACGGTCGTCAGGTACTCGCGCTCGAACGACTCGAGCAGCTGCTCCTTGGCGTCCTTGAAGCTCAGGTGCTCGTTGAAGGAGAGCGGCGCGTCCTTCTGCTGGCCGAGCAGCCGCGGCGGCAGGTGCGAGAGCTCGATGGTCTCGCCCTCGGCGAACGTGAGCACGTGGGAGATCACGTTCATCAGCTCGCGCACGTTGCCGGGCCAGCCGTAGTTCATCAACGCCGACAGGGCCTGCGGCGAGAGCCGCTTGCGGCCGTGGCGCTGCACCGTCTCCGGCTCGCCGAAGACCTTGTCGAGAATGGGCGGGATGTCCTCCTTGCGCTGGCGCAGGGCAGGGAGGTGCACGTTGATGACGGAGAGGCGGAAGAACAGGTCCTCGCGGAAGCGGCCTTGCTGCACTTCCTTCTGCAGATCGCGGTTCGTGGCGGCGATGACGCGCACGTCCACATCGACGACGTCGTTTCCGCCCACGCGGCGCACCTCGCGCTGCTCGAGCACGCGCAGGAGCTTGGGCTGCAGGTCGAGCCGCAGCTCGCCGAGCTCGTCGAGGAAGATGGTGCCGCCGTGCGCGCGCTCGAACGCACCCTCGCGGGCCTTGTCGGCGCCGGTGAACGCGCCCTTCTCGTGGCCGAAGAGCTCGCTCTCGATGAGGTTCTCGGGGATGGCGCCGCAGTCAAGGACCACGAACGGGCCATTCTTGCGCGGGCTGTTCTCGTGGATGGCGCGCGCCGCGAGCTCTTTGCCGGTGCCCGTCTCGCCGGTGATGATCACCGAGACGTCCATGGGCGCCACGCGCGTGAGCAGCCCGAAGATCTGCCGCATCTTCGGGCTCTGGCCCACCATCTCGCCGAGCGAGCCCTCGCCCTCGGGGTCGAGCTTGACCTCTTCTTCGATGGGCGAGAAGCGGACGAGCGACTGGCCCGCGCCGATCTGCGAGCCCTTCTTCAGATACGCACGCTCTACGCGCGAGCCGTCGAGGTAGGTGCCGTTGGTGGAGTGCAGGTCGACGAGCAGGTAGCCGCGCTCGGTGTACTGGATCTCGAAGTGCTGGCGGCTGGCGGTGCGGTCCTCGAGGACGAAGTCGTTCGAGGAGTGGCTGCCGACGCGAATGCGCTCCTTCTCCGTGACCAGGTTCTGGCCCGAGCCGGTGCCGGCGATGACCTCGAGCTTGCAGCGGCGGATCTTGAGGGTGGTGCGCGTCTCGACGACCAGCGTCCGCGTGGCGGTGACGTTGGTGCCCTCGAACGGCCCGCTGGGGTCGAGGTCGTCCTCGGCACCCGGGTGCGTCAGGATCTCGTCAGGATGGTCGGGGACCGGCGGGGGCGAACGGACGGACATTTCGCCGCGAGTATAGGAGCGCAGCCCCCTCCCCGGAAGCGTCGTGGCATCAACGCGGGCCGTTGGGGAGCACCGGATCGTCGCGGAGCCCGGCTTCGTCCGGGAGTGCCTCCCGAAGGCGCGAGGCCTCCGGGAGGCAACGTGGGCCGGTGGCTCAGTGTCGGGCCGGCTGCTCTGGCTGCGCGGCCTTGCCCGGAATGCCCATCTGCTTGGGCAGCTCCACGCCCATGTTCCGGTAGAGGGTCAGCACGTCGTAGTGGGTGAAGTCGCGGATGCTCTTGCCGTTGCGGATCTCGATGTACGTGAGCCCATCGACGCTGGAGAGGTTGCCGTTGGGCGCGATGCCCATGAACGGGTTCTTGAACGTCCCCGCCGCGTTCCAGCGCACGAGCACCTTGTCTCCCTCGGCGATGAGGTCCTTGATCTCGAACCGCAGGTCCGGGAACGCCTTGCGGAAGAGGCCCACTGCCTGCTTCAGTCCGTCGCGGTTCAGACCTCCGACGATGGGCTGGTAGCCTTGGTAGCTCGCGTCGACGATTTGATCGATCGCGTCGATCTTGCCCTGGTTCCAGAGCTCGTCGAACACCCGCCTCGCATGCTGTTTCACGTCGTACGCCATGGCCCCTCCTCCGGGTTGGTGCAGCCCGAAGAAGGTGGCGATGCTCACGCGTGGCGGCACGGCCTGGCTGTGAGCAGCCGAACGCGCGCTCGGAAGGCTGCCTGGGCTCAGCGAGCGGCGTCGAGGAGCACCAGATCGTCGCGGTGCACGGCCTCGTCGAGGTAGCGGTAGCCGAGGACCTTCTCGATCTCGGAGCTCTTCTTGCCCGCGAGGAGGCGCAGCTCGTCGGCGGCGTAGCCGGAGATGCCCCGGGCGAAGGGCGCGCCGTCGGGGCCGGTGATGTCCACGGGCTCGCCGAGCCCGAAGGTGCCGCGCACGTCGCGGATGCCGCTGGGCAGCAGCGACTTGCCCTTGCGCGC encodes the following:
- a CDS encoding aldehyde dehydrogenase family protein, which translates into the protein MAEVLEVRSPWSDEVVAKVELADPAKAAKMVAAAGEAQRAWRKTSIAERVALVERFNDAIAADKERIAREVSQQMGKPLGQARGEVDGMLSRSKHLVSIAAEALAEEKLPEKPGFQRSIVREPLGVVLDIAPWNYPLLTVVNLVVPAVLAGNTVIIKHAPQTPLCGSHFADAFAKAGAPAGLVQALNANHATIAELLAKPGIDHVAFTGSVRGGKQVLLAAAQRFIDVGLELGGKDPGYVAADANFNHAVENLIDGAFYNAGQSCCAIERIYVHKSHYDRFVEKATELVKAYVLGDPMDAKTTLGPMTLTSAPALLQEHVNEAVKLGGKLMCGGSPTKVDGKGRFFQPTLVANAPQKSQLMQEESFGPVIGILPVADDDEALRLMNDSRYGLTAAIWTEDPERARRMARDLETGTVFMNRCDFLDPALPWVGVKDSGRGATLAHEGFRHLTRPKSLHFRVKTS
- a CDS encoding sensor histidine kinase; this translates as MLRLSLRWKLVLAALVPAVLVFLATGVLVIALTRQMLEAELGERLIGVAQATSATLPVDRLQLLAPGDEGTRTYGHVRERLTAMQHETGAARVRVVDAKLNLLSTSDDDGHVGQPVPALERDRVELQRVLAGKPEASSVLFRGADGQLYKSGYAPVQDANGQVVGVVSVDASARFFEPLQGLRARLLGLGSVAALLLSLAAFLIGRTFVQPVSALVSAARRIGQGDLESTVSLGRGDELGVLAENLEHMRTALQARDRQLQMMLAGVAHEVRNPLGGMELYAGLLSEDLRDKPQQLELLGKIKRELDYLKVLVDDFLDFARNKPLHREPLDLAALVTESAELARPFLMTRNLSLVVEGADAAMPLSGDAAALRRVLLNLLKNACEASPEKGAVNVLAGARDGMLTVTVADQGSGIPEDKRAQIFEPFFTTKEKGTGLGLAFARKIAQAHGGWLELENAERGARFVLAVPAGDKT
- a CDS encoding sigma 54-dependent Fis family transcriptional regulator, whose protein sequence is MSVRSPPPVPDHPDEILTHPGAEDDLDPSGPFEGTNVTATRTLVVETRTTLKIRRCKLEVIAGTGSGQNLVTEKERIRVGSHSSNDFVLEDRTASRQHFEIQYTERGYLLVDLHSTNGTYLDGSRVERAYLKKGSQIGAGQSLVRFSPIEEEVKLDPEGEGSLGEMVGQSPKMRQIFGLLTRVAPMDVSVIITGETGTGKELAARAIHENSPRKNGPFVVLDCGAIPENLIESELFGHEKGAFTGADKAREGAFERAHGGTIFLDELGELRLDLQPKLLRVLEQREVRRVGGNDVVDVDVRVIAATNRDLQKEVQQGRFREDLFFRLSVINVHLPALRQRKEDIPPILDKVFGEPETVQRHGRKRLSPQALSALMNYGWPGNVRELMNVISHVLTFAEGETIELSHLPPRLLGQQKDAPLSFNEHLSFKDAKEQLLESFEREYLTTVLRRCGGNITRAARESGLHRKSIERLCKKYSLDAREMKVR
- a CDS encoding ester cyclase, yielding MAYDVKQHARRVFDELWNQGKIDAIDQIVDASYQGYQPIVGGLNRDGLKQAVGLFRKAFPDLRFEIKDLIAEGDKVLVRWNAAGTFKNPFMGIAPNGNLSSVDGLTYIEIRNGKSIRDFTHYDVLTLYRNMGVELPKQMGIPGKAAQPEQPARH